One window from the genome of Streptomyces sp. TLI_235 encodes:
- a CDS encoding transcriptional regulator with XRE-family HTH domain yields MAGRATIGERAGRYREAFGLRRDEVAEAVGRSGEWLRSVEGGRRPIDRYTMVNALAEALGVAPAELLGGPAGTGEAGLRDAHRAVPALRHTLLRAGLPQPTGEDSVPPGAVPDGLRRRVDTAHDLRRDGRYGDLGLRLPALLDELRRLAAQAEGAARATADHLLTETLHLAATQLRRLGHPDLAAVAATRAEQVAAASGDPLLLTVADWIRAEACAAAGARAEAEALTARGLDRLDPLLGTASAPTRAVWDLWGTLHAVAAVLAAQRGRQAESADHLAEAARAAGAVDRTGGPAEPPTDFCGAEVAVHGLHADLELGADGEALARLAAVDAAELPRDRRARHGIDRARLRARTGDDTAALRELLAADRLAPQTVRAHPLVPELLLCAARHGRSAALAADTAARLGIRL; encoded by the coding sequence ATGGCGGGTCGGGCCACGATCGGGGAGCGTGCGGGGCGGTACCGGGAGGCGTTCGGGTTGCGGCGGGACGAGGTCGCGGAGGCGGTCGGCCGCAGCGGCGAATGGCTCAGGTCCGTCGAGGGCGGCCGCCGCCCGATCGACCGGTACACCATGGTGAACGCCCTCGCCGAGGCGCTCGGCGTCGCCCCGGCCGAGCTGCTCGGCGGACCGGCCGGTACGGGCGAGGCGGGGCTGCGCGACGCCCACCGTGCCGTCCCCGCGCTGCGGCACACCCTGCTCCGCGCAGGACTGCCGCAGCCCACCGGCGAGGACTCCGTCCCACCGGGCGCCGTGCCGGACGGGCTGCGCAGGAGGGTCGACACGGCTCACGACCTGCGCCGCGACGGCCGGTACGGCGACCTCGGCCTGCGGCTGCCCGCCCTCCTCGACGAGCTGCGCCGCCTCGCGGCGCAGGCCGAGGGTGCCGCGCGCGCCACCGCCGACCACCTGCTCACCGAGACCCTCCACCTGGCCGCGACCCAGCTGCGCCGCCTCGGCCACCCCGACCTCGCCGCGGTGGCGGCCACCCGGGCGGAGCAGGTGGCCGCCGCGTCCGGTGACCCGCTGCTGCTCACCGTGGCCGACTGGATCCGCGCCGAGGCCTGTGCCGCGGCCGGCGCCCGCGCCGAGGCCGAGGCCCTCACCGCCCGCGGCCTCGACCGCCTCGACCCGCTGCTCGGCACCGCCAGTGCGCCGACCAGGGCGGTGTGGGACCTCTGGGGCACCCTGCACGCGGTGGCCGCCGTCCTCGCGGCGCAGCGCGGGCGGCAGGCGGAGAGCGCGGACCACCTCGCCGAGGCGGCCCGGGCGGCCGGTGCCGTCGACCGGACGGGCGGGCCGGCCGAGCCGCCGACCGACTTCTGCGGCGCAGAAGTGGCCGTGCACGGCCTGCACGCCGACCTCGAACTCGGTGCCGACGGCGAGGCCCTCGCGCGGCTCGCCGCCGTCGACGCCGCCGAGCTGCCGAGGGACCGCCGCGCCCGGCACGGCATCGACCGCGCCCGGCTGCGGGCCCGGACCGGCGACGACACGGCCGCGCTGCGCGAACTCCTCGCCGCCGACCGGCTCGCTCCGCAGACCGTCCGGGCGCACCCGCTCGTCCCGGAGCTGCTCCTCTGCGCCGCCCGCCACGGCAGATCCGCCGCCCTCGCCGCCGACACCGCCGCCCGGCTCGGCATCCGGCTCTGA
- a CDS encoding polyketide cyclase/dehydrase/lipid transport protein yields the protein MATTIRVAVETSVTADRVLDAAHDFSARRASVFPAVSLKHLRVHRLGDSSAEVTEGSRAGAVVWERCAYDWSRPGSVKAEVVDSNVYIPGSTWELTARPTAGGSHVEMTWVRNFLPSPGARLLGTAYRTVGPRMFRHDARRVLRALEKGA from the coding sequence ATGGCAACGACGATCCGGGTGGCCGTCGAGACCTCCGTGACGGCCGACCGCGTGCTGGATGCGGCGCACGACTTCTCCGCGCGCAGGGCCTCGGTCTTCCCCGCCGTGTCGCTGAAGCACCTGCGGGTGCACCGGCTGGGCGACTCCTCGGCCGAGGTCACCGAGGGCAGCCGGGCGGGGGCGGTGGTCTGGGAGCGCTGCGCGTACGACTGGTCCCGGCCCGGCTCGGTGAAGGCCGAGGTGGTCGACTCCAACGTCTACATCCCCGGCAGCACCTGGGAGCTCACCGCCCGGCCCACCGCCGGCGGCAGCCATGTGGAGATGACCTGGGTCCGGAACTTCCTCCCCAGCCCCGGTGCCCGGCTGCTCGGCACGGCGTACCGCACGGTCGGGCCCCGGATGTTCCGGCACGACGCGCGGCGGGTGCTCCGCGCCCTGGAGAAGGGCGCCTAG